The DNA segment GCACATGTCGGCGAATTTGGCGGACGCGCAGGCATTGCCCGCGCCAAATCAGAGATTTTTCTAGGCCTAGATCGTGATGGCATTGCTATTATCCCCGCGCAAGGGGATTTTCATGATGTTATTGCTGAAGCAGCAAAATCCTTTAGAACCATTCGCTTTGGCGGAGATGCCAGCAACAGCGACGTCTATGCTAGCGATATCCAGTTGCTACCGACCTCCAGTATCTTTACCTTAAATACCCCACTGTCGACTGATCAGCAGAGCATTACGGTCCACCTGCCTTTCGCTGGTGCGCACAATGTTGAAAATGCTCTTGCCGCAGCCGCATTTGCACAGGCGTTAAATATACCGCTGACCACCATTGCCGCAGGTCTGGCAGAGGCACAAAGCACTAAAGGTCGGTTGAATTTTATCAAGCATAGCTTGACCGATACCCAACTGACCCTGATTGATGACACCTATAACGCCAACCCACATTCAATGCGTGCAGCGGCTCAGGTTCTCACCGCACAGGTAGGCGCGCGCCTCATGGTATTGGGCGATATCGGAGAGCTCGGTGACAGTGCGGCCAGTGAGCATCGTCTGCTCGGTCACGATCTCGCCAAGCTGCCATTGGATGCCGTGTTTGCCGTCGGTCAATTTGCCCAAGATACGACTACCGATATTCAAGGCAGTCCTGTTCAGACGCAAGCCTTTACCAGTAAAGATCAACTCTTTGTTGCTCTCACCCAATGGCTTCAGCAACAGCGCGATGCCAAACAGCCCCAGATTACAATCCTGTTTAAAGGATCACGTTCCACGCAGATGGAAACACTCATCACTTCTCTTGAGACGTTCTTAAATGAAGAGCGTCTACAACAAGACTTAAAACAAGAGCATGACTTGGCGACCTCGCCCAAGCACCTGACAACCGACCCCGCTGTAACGGAGACACGCTAATGTTACTTTTGCTGTTTAATTTTTTGGGGCAATTCCAACGTACTTTTTTAGTCTTTGATTATTTAACAGTTCGTGTCGTGTTTAGCATCCTGACCTCCTTAGGTTTAAGCCTACTGATTGGTCCCGCCATGATTCGCCGTCTGCATGCCCTGAAATATGGTCAAGCCGTGCGGAACGATGGCCCACAAACCCATCTGGTCAAAACTGGTACCCCCACCATGGGCGGGATCCTGATTTTATTCAGTATCGCGGTGAGCACCTTGCTATGGTGTAACCTGTCTAATCCCTATGTCTGGATTGTGCTTGGTGTGATGGTGGTTTTTGGTACCGTAGGTTTTATGGATGACTGGCTCAAGATCAAGCATAAAAACCCCAAAGGGCTATCCGCCAAGAAAAAATACTTCTGGACCTCGGTAGGTGCTTTGGGTGCGGGAGTCGCCTTGTTCTATCTGGCCAAATCCCCAGCCCAAACCGATCTGCTGCTCCCCTTCCTCAAGAACTACTACATTCCTCTCGGTGCAGGTTTTATTATCTTCACGTATTTGGTGATTACGGGCAGCAGTAATGCCGTCAATCTCACCGATGGTCTGGATGGCCTAGCGATTATGCCTGTGGTTTTGGTCGCGGCCGGTCTTGGGGTCTTTGCATATCTATCTGGTAATGTTGGATTTTCTCATTATTTGCATATCCCTTATATTGCGGACAACAGTGAGTTGGTCGTGATCTGTGCGGCAATGGTTGGCTCTGGGCTCGGCTTCCTCTGGTTCAACGCTCACCCCGCACAAGTCTTCATGGGCGATGTCGGCGCGCTGACCTTGGGTGCGATGCTTGGCGTGATCGCGGTCATGGTGCGTCAAGAAATGGTACTGGCGATCATGGGTGGTTTGTTTGTTGCCGAAGCCATCTCGGTTGTGCTGCAAGTCGGTTCCTACAAACTACGCAAGAAACGCGTGTTTCGTATGGCACCGCTGCACCATCACTTTGAAGAGCTGGGCTGGCCTGAGACCCGTGTGGTCGTGCGCTTCTGGATCATTACCATCATGCTGGTGCTATTAGGCCTAATGACCTTAAAGTTCCGCTAAGTAGCCCAACCTGCATATAAAAAAAAAGCCTACTCGCGTAGGTTTTTTTTATGCGTCACTTGTAAATCTATACCCCAAAGGAGATGCGGAAGCATGCGCCTTTCTCTTGTGGCACACACCATAAGGACGCACCATTGGCCTCGCAGAATGCCCGCGACAGATAGAGCCCCAATCCTGTTCCCCCCGACTCTGTGGTGAAGAACGGCTCAAATAAAGAACTTGCCACATGCGCAGGAATACCCCCGCCTTGATCCACCACATCCAGCATCACCAAGCCCGACTCTAAGGTTTTGACTCGGAACAAGACTTTGGGCTGCTCATGCTTTTTACTGCCGTGATGCAAGCCATTATTGACCAGATTAGTCACGACCTGTTCCAGTTGCATCGGGTCAAAGCTGACATGCAGTTGCGTAACCTCAGGATCCAGCAGCTTAATACGCAGTTGCTCCGCACTATAGGTCTGTGAATTGATGCGCTCGGTGGTATTGGGGACAAAATCGCGACAGAACTCACTTAACCACCCCAGCAGCTCAATCGTTTGCGGCTGGGAGGTATTACGTCTCGACAATTGCAGGATGTCCTCGATCATGCGATTGAGGCGCACACTTTGCTTTTGGATCATGGCCAACAGTGCGCGCTCATCGGGCTGGGTGATCGTCTCGGTCAAGAGCTCACCCGCCTGACTGATCGCTGCTAAAGGATTACGAATCTCATGCGCGATGCTTGCGGTCAAACGTCCGAGTGACGCCAGTTTTAATTGCTGGGCTTGCTGATTGGCTCGACTGAGATTTTCCAGAATCACCACAGTGGGTGCGGTTTGCATGGGTTTGATGTGTTGGCTGAGTACGGTCTGATCAAGGGTGATCAACTGCACGCTGAGCGCCACGCTTTTTTCATCTGCAACCATGATAAATGGCGTAAATTGTTCGCGGGACAATGCCGCATTAATCTGCTGATCCAATACTGTGGACAATTGCGACAGAGTCCAGCCTTTTTCTGCATCGGGCTGATGTAGCCATTGCCGCGCAGCATCATTGATCAGCATGATGTCCTGAAACTGATCCAGTACCAGAATCCCCGTATGCATCTGCTGAATAATATGCTGATTGATCGCCTGAAACTGGGCCGCATGCTCGCTCTGGATCTCCGCCTCTCGCTCAACCACACGCAGACGCCGCGTGATCAACTGCCCCAGCAAGGATGTCGCCACAAAACTGACCGCCAGCAGACCAACGGAACTGGCCATTTGCAACTGGCTGCCTTGCAGTAAGGAAAAGTACAACTGCTGGTAAATGACAGCGAGTGCTGCGAGCAGTGCAATCACCATCGCACGGCCTTGCGTGAGCAAAACACTCGCCGCCATCACCACCACCAGATACAGCATAGACAATTGCAGACTCGGTCCACCATTGGCATACAACATCAAGGTCATCGCAGTGACATCGATCACCAGCATTAAAAAAAGCTGAGTACCCTCATAGACGGGCCAGTAACGCAGTAACAAATAGCCCAGCAGTGTCGCAACGCAATAACTGGTAATGGTTTGCAGATACAGTTCAGGGTCATTTGCACCGAGAATCGAATTGTTTTGCGCCAGCAGAAACAGCATGATCAAGAAGAATGACAGCGCTATCCGGTAACAGGCATAAATAACGTTGATACGCTGTTGAGGCGCGCTTGCAGGCGGCATAGACATCACCGAAGAATGAACAATAGAATCAAGTCCGACATAATGCTTACGGCGTGATTAACCGATAGCGCATCGCCAGATGGGTCAGTTTCACATCACTATCAATCTGAAGTTTCTCAAAAATGCGGTAGCGATAGGTATTTACCGTTTTGACACTGACGAACAAGCGATCGGCAATCTCTTGCGCACTCACACAGTTCACCACCATCATGGCGACTTGCATTTCACGCTCAGACAATAAATCAAAAGGAGAGTTTTGTTGATCGGATAAATAGCTCGACGCTAACTGCTCAGCAATATCCGCACTGAAATACTTGCCACCCTGCATGACTTTACGAATGGCACGCACCATTTCATCAAGCGGTGCGCCTTTGGTGATATAGCCACTGGCACCTGCTTTGAGTAATAAAGAAGGATATGGCTCTTCACTGAGTCCACTGACCGCCAAGACTTTGATGCCTGTAACCGATTGAATCAATCGCCGTGTGGTTTCTACGCCACCAATCCCAGGCATGTTGACATCCAGAAGCACGACATCAGGTTGATGCTGACGCGCAAGCTCAATAGCCTGTTCACCAGATTCCGCCTCACCAACCACTTGAATCTCTGGGGTATCCACCAGCATCCGGCAAATGCCAGTGCGTACCAGTTCGTGATCATCTACCACTAAAACTTTGATCAATTGTGCCTCTCCATTTGCATGACTTTCAAATACCGCCATTTTTGATGAGCTTGTATTGATCAAAATGACCCTGTTAAGACGGTCCATTGTGAACAAATCGGCTGTTTCAAAAAATTATTGTTCTAATCGGATTTCTTTGTTTATCCCAGACGCAATATAGCACCACCATTGATCAATTATCTATGCTATCGCTGACTTAATCCGCATGATTTAAGTACTGCGACGATACAATTCATGGCCCTACGTTTACATGTCATCGGGTTAAATCATTTCATGATGTATTATTTTGCAGATTGTAGTTGATATTCGGCTCACTTGTATGCTATTTAAGCAGCATTAGATGCGATTTGTTTCATGAAACAAACATTATGTAAAAGTGCTTCATGTAACAATACTGATTAAACGTCTCTCCCGCGGAGGCGGCAGCAAAAAACGTAAGGCAGCGCAGCGTGCGTTCAGCGTTTTTTTTGTGATGGATCACAACATAATCTGATGACGTAACCTATACACCTCACCAGCAGTGTACATGAATGGAAGCCCCTATTCTGTCGGGCTTCATACTGCATTTTCTGGTGCTAGGCACTTGTTTTTAATTGATTAGACGGAATCTATAGAGTATGAGCAGATCAAATATGCGGCGACCTATAGATGATGTTTTTGCAAGGAATTGAAGCCCATGAACACTCCTTTATTGCATGATGCAGCAACACATCCGGGCAGTATTGCTGATCAAATCATTGATCGTGGTCAAATCACGCGCCCGTTACTTCGTGGCACTGTGACTCTGGGGCTGATCTCTTGGCTCTTTGCAGCACAAGCACACGCCAACTTACAGATTAGCCAAAGTACAGTCCATCCAACGACTGCTGCGAACAATGGCCAGATCACATGGTCTAATGATTCCAATAGTCGCGCCAGTCGTCTGATGCATAATGACAGCGATGAAGACGATGATTCACCGCCAGCCAGTCTAACGGTCGATATCCGCACCCTGCCCAAAGCACCGGTCAGCCGATCTGGATCGCTATCTGGACTGATCGAAAGCGTACGCGATAAAGTCACCGGCAATAGCAGTGATACGCAAACGGCACTGTCATTGAATGCCAATGCTGCATTGGTGATGGATAGTAATACTGGCGAAGTGTTGTATGGTAAAAATATAGACCTCGTCCGCCCGATGGCCTCGATCACCAAGCTGATGACCGCGATGGTCACCTTGGATGCACGCATGCCGATGGATGAAAAAATTACCCTGCAGCCTGAAGACTTTGAAGGCCCGAAAAGAGCCAGTTCCAGTCTGCGTCCTTTCCAGACCTATAACCGTGCTGAAGTTTTACTCCTTGCACTGATGAAGTCTGAGAATCCCGCCGCTGCGGCATTGGCACGCACCTATAGTCAAGGTCGCACCAGCTTTATGGCGCATATGAACAGCAAGGCCAAGACTTTGGGCATGAACACCGCTTTTTTTGGTGATCCCACAGGTCTGGATAACCGTAATTCAGCCTCACCGCGCGACTTGGCAAAAATGGTGAAAGCCGCTTATGAGTATGAAGTAATTCGCCGCTTCAGTACCACGGCTGAGCACGATTTCTTCAATGACAACGGCATCCTGCATGCACGCAACACCAATGCCTTAGTTCGTGAAGGACAGTGGGATATCGGTCTATCCAAGACTGGTTATATCAGTGAAGCAGGACGCTGTGTGGTGATGCAGGCTCGTGTTAACCAACGTCCGACTGTAATCGTGCTGATGGATGCGCAA comes from the Aquirhabdus parva genome and includes:
- the mraY gene encoding phospho-N-acetylmuramoyl-pentapeptide-transferase, translating into MLLLLFNFLGQFQRTFLVFDYLTVRVVFSILTSLGLSLLIGPAMIRRLHALKYGQAVRNDGPQTHLVKTGTPTMGGILILFSIAVSTLLWCNLSNPYVWIVLGVMVVFGTVGFMDDWLKIKHKNPKGLSAKKKYFWTSVGALGAGVALFYLAKSPAQTDLLLPFLKNYYIPLGAGFIIFTYLVITGSSNAVNLTDGLDGLAIMPVVLVAAGLGVFAYLSGNVGFSHYLHIPYIADNSELVVICAAMVGSGLGFLWFNAHPAQVFMGDVGALTLGAMLGVIAVMVRQEMVLAIMGGLFVAEAISVVLQVGSYKLRKKRVFRMAPLHHHFEELGWPETRVVVRFWIITIMLVLLGLMTLKFR
- a CDS encoding serine hydrolase; translation: MNTPLLHDAATHPGSIADQIIDRGQITRPLLRGTVTLGLISWLFAAQAHANLQISQSTVHPTTAANNGQITWSNDSNSRASRLMHNDSDEDDDSPPASLTVDIRTLPKAPVSRSGSLSGLIESVRDKVTGNSSDTQTALSLNANAALVMDSNTGEVLYGKNIDLVRPMASITKLMTAMVTLDARMPMDEKITLQPEDFEGPKRASSSLRPFQTYNRAEVLLLALMKSENPAAAALARTYSQGRTSFMAHMNSKAKTLGMNTAFFGDPTGLDNRNSASPRDLAKMVKAAYEYEVIRRFSTTAEHDFFNDNGILHARNTNALVREGQWDIGLSKTGYISEAGRCVVMQARVNQRPTVIVLMDAQSSQGRTGDANRIMSWLGNIFQGNASNAN
- a CDS encoding sensor histidine kinase; this translates as MPPASAPQQRINVIYACYRIALSFFLIMLFLLAQNNSILGANDPELYLQTITSYCVATLLGYLLLRYWPVYEGTQLFLMLVIDVTAMTLMLYANGGPSLQLSMLYLVVVMAASVLLTQGRAMVIALLAALAVIYQQLYFSLLQGSQLQMASSVGLLAVSFVATSLLGQLITRRLRVVEREAEIQSEHAAQFQAINQHIIQQMHTGILVLDQFQDIMLINDAARQWLHQPDAEKGWTLSQLSTVLDQQINAALSREQFTPFIMVADEKSVALSVQLITLDQTVLSQHIKPMQTAPTVVILENLSRANQQAQQLKLASLGRLTASIAHEIRNPLAAISQAGELLTETITQPDERALLAMIQKQSVRLNRMIEDILQLSRRNTSQPQTIELLGWLSEFCRDFVPNTTERINSQTYSAEQLRIKLLDPEVTQLHVSFDPMQLEQVVTNLVNNGLHHGSKKHEQPKVLFRVKTLESGLVMLDVVDQGGGIPAHVASSLFEPFFTTESGGTGLGLYLSRAFCEANGASLWCVPQEKGACFRISFGV
- the gacA gene encoding response regulator transcription factor GacA, producing MIKVLVVDDHELVRTGICRMLVDTPEIQVVGEAESGEQAIELARQHQPDVVLLDVNMPGIGGVETTRRLIQSVTGIKVLAVSGLSEEPYPSLLLKAGASGYITKGAPLDEMVRAIRKVMQGGKYFSADIAEQLASSYLSDQQNSPFDLLSEREMQVAMMVVNCVSAQEIADRLFVSVKTVNTYRYRIFEKLQIDSDVKLTHLAMRYRLITP